ACCCTGTAAATGCAGTGGTTAAACAAATTGACAAGaccttttttgaaaaaatattcttGTTACCTGAGCTTTCATCCAAACTACTAGAAGAAAAGGAAGCTTCAAGAACTGATCCAGGACTGTGGTGATTACCATTGCAAGAAGCTCCGAATATCGCTTCTTGTCTTGGCCCATTCTGATAAGAGTAGAAAAAAGAATGATAAAAGTCAAATAGAGATGCACTTTTCAGAAAGAATAGCACCAGGCTCAAATTGACAATAAACTAAGCTCAAATAATTCCAAGTGCATTGGTTAACATAAATTTAATGATGTTATATATGCATTTCATGCTAACAACAATAATCATACAAGGGACATGAAAGTCAGCATATGTGTATGCACTTAGCCGACTGCATTTTCCTACAAATGCAATAAGTTAATATCTAGAATGAGTCTTTGGAACCAAAGTAACTCTATTAAAGTAAGCTAAGAGGGTcatgaaatttaaaatatgaaattttctTTCCCCGAATGGCCGAATCACAAAATTCTGATATTGCGACCGATGCATGAACATAAGCAAAGAGCAAGCTATGCATATAATAAGAGAAGAAACTTATGGTAATCAAATGATCAGATGTCATGAGAAGCTAAATTAGAGTAcagtgagaaaaaaaaaaacaaaaagcaaagacTTACATGAAACCGGAAGTTTTCATCAAACATATGACCATTGCAGCAAATCAGTCTCTCTGAACTTAGAGCAGATATCAGCTCCTGAAGAATCATTGCAGTTGATTTTTTTGATGGAGTACCTGTAGCCAAATCATAATCTTCTTGAGAAGTTAATTCTTTCAACTTTTGTTCTAGAAAGGCACTTAACCCATCAACTCGCAAGGGCGAAGGTCTTTGGAAGCATGTCTTCCTCTCAATATTGTTGCTTATCTCTTCCTTCTCAGAATCTATCCCTATCTTTTGCTTCAAATGAGAATTAAATGTAAAAGAAACCACCTCATTGGTTTTGTTGTCATTAACCTTCACTGTTTTCTCCTTGCTGCATTGTTTACTTTTGATGTTAGCACAATTCCAGGAGGATGCGACGAATCCCTTTTGTTTCCCGACAAGTGCATCGGATCGAAGATTTCTCTGACTCACTCCAGCTGAACAAGGAGCTGTACTTTTACCTTGCATGACATTTGaggttcttctttttctctctaaTGTCCTTACATCAGACAAGGATTTGTTCTGACTAAAACTTGGTTTTTTCTCAAGGTCGAATTTGGAACTATCTACTTTGGTGGGTGACCTGATCCTCACTTGACCACTTAGGCTTCTATTCAGAGCAACAAAGTCTTTAGTCTCATTCACACTGCTTGTAGATGATGACATTCTTTTTACTCCTGTATTACTCATTGTAGAAGCAGATGAACTTCTTTCGTTGCTCAACATTCGTTCTTGTGTTTGCGGTTTGTGCTTTAATGCAGAGGAAGATGCATCACCCTCTCCAGTACTAACTGATTGGCTCGATGGGTTCCAGATATCTGGACCGTCACGGGGCACTGTCATTCTCTTGGTGATGTGTTTGTTACAAAATTGATGCACATTATCCATTCCTTCTTTCTCAGTAGCAAGAGACATGAGCTTTTCCTGACTTCTTAGAAGAACAATTTCTCTTTCTTGTTcatgagagggagagggagagggagtgAAGAACCTACCATTCTTCTGTGATGATACCACAGAGGTTGTTGCAAACACATCTGACACAACAGGTAAAGGAACATCCAGCTTGCAGTCAACAACATCAACTAAATTACCACAATTTTTGCAAGAAGTCTGCCCCATCAAAGGCTTGGCTGTGCTTGCATCATAGTCAAGTTGATTTTGCACAACGGCCGAACTAGGTCCCTCACAATTTGTCACAATGCTGGTTTTAGGAGGAAATGCCGAACCATGATATGTGAGAAGAGAACCTTTAGCTCTGCTTCTAGCCTGTAATCCAGGTTCCAAAATTCTAGTAGCTGCTCCTATCAACCTAGAGCTTCGAGAGGCACTCTTCGTTGAAGGAATTCTTGGGCTCATCAACTGAGATGCAAGCTttggatggtgatgatgatgatgatgatgatgatacttTCTTGCTCTGGCCAAAACATGCTTAATTTGCAAGGCCTCGGCTCCAAACCTCGTCACTGCCCGTCTCTCATCCGTCCCGGTCTTCTGAAGCTTCTCAGGTCTTGAATCATGCTTCATAACCACTATTTCCGAATCCATGCCTTGTCTATCTAACTCACAATTACTCTTACACTCCTTCTCATTATCACCAAAATCATCCAAATGCAAACCTTTCTTGGACTTATCACGCTTTGAAGCCGGAATAGATTCTAGGCCCATCAATCTAGCTACCAGACCGGGAGCTCGCATTTCGCTCTTTTGTGGCACTATCACCTCAAAGCCATAATTCCCACCTTTCTTGGCACTTGGGAAACCTCCACTATTCTCATTAGCAATCTACAATTGAAACATAGCCACAACATTATTACCCAACAAAAGAATAAGATCCGAAAGTAAAAGCAACACAAATCACAAACACTAACACAAGCCATCAAGCATGAACTATATATAAAGCCTTACCAAGTGGATCTTGGAATTTGGCATTTTTTCATCTCCCTTAAACCTTTTAGCACGAGCTGATACACTCAACAAAACAATAACAAAGGTCAAAAAAAGAATCATCGGTTTCCACAAAACCAAGTTTGTTGGTGACAGAAGAACTGAAgtcaaaacaaatatatataataatatagatTGAGGACACAAAGAAACTAACCAGGAGGCAGAAGCTTCTTAGAGAAGAGCTtcttctttgcaagcttcctcttccATTCAAAGAGCTGAAAGAAAATGCCAGAACAGCCACCTGGCTTCTGTGCCTTCTTCTCCGCAATGGCCAAACATGAAGAAGTAGAATCACTCATTCcaccaaatcaaaccaaaaaaCCCAACTTTTATTTagaaccaaaaagaaaagagcaaacTTTCAGCTCTTATAAACACTCTCTCCACCAAGAGGAACTTCACATTCTCTCACCCCACAAACccagagaaaaaaaaatcatatcttttctccATAACGATAGCACAAAAGTAACCCCATTTGAGAAAGCAACAAAAGAGTTGAAATAATGTCAGGAACCAGAAAAGACACGGGAACAAACCCCTGCAAAAACCACTGTGCTAGACTGAGCAAGAAAGCAACCATTGATGGGGATAAAACGACGACGGAGCTggacccaccaccaccaccaccgtagTAAGCAACAAAAACAAACACATAAAGATTGAAGTTACCACCGAATCATGCAAGGATCAAGAGGAGACAGGGAAGAAGAACAACTGGTACTGCATAACACTAGTAAGTGAGTGAGTGTAGTTGATGATGGAGATggtggggagagagagagagagagagagagagagagagagagagagaggtgcgtAGGATAAGAAGGAAAAGGAGACAAGAGAAGAAACAAAACACACCACGCGCATGCCGAAGCATTGGTCAACTCAAAACAATGGAAGCTGCTAAGTCTAAACAATATAGGGAGTAATAAAGAATAGTATTACGTATTTCGTAGTATTAAGGAGTATGAGACAAGAAACGAAAACACTGGTTTTGGTTCGATAACGTTGTGTCTACGTCTTCCTCTCTTATTGCGCGCGAGATTAAGGATCCTTTTCTTTTCTCTAAATTATTTATGGTGGAAATTCAGGTACCATCGACTTCACATGAAATTGATAGGTAaaagtcgttagataaaaattgagttaaatcagtcaaatcatccaACGAccctcaactatcaacttcacatgaatacGTCTTCATCTGAATTTTCACCATTATTTGTTCATGTTTGGAttactagttttttttttcctctatttaaattcttaatacttgattaaaacaagaaaatgaaTCTCTTTCAATACAAGTATACATGCTAagactttactttttttttttttaccaatgaatttattaaatcaataattctttcttactttttattAATACGAAAATatctgataaaaaaaataattagttaaaaacaaTCAAAATTTACATAACTCAAACTTATAGTGCTATTAGGCTGTGTTTGTTTACAGGACAAGATACTGACAACAAGATAAGACAAGATATTGATgaatagagacacaaaattttgtgttcttgtattttatttggtgataaattagaataaattataaaaatttaatttattcttattttttttcattcaaaaaaattgagatgaaaaatataataataaaaaatataattataaaaaattaacaaaaataataaaaaaaataaaaaataagttatgttCTTTATTAGTCTTCGTGTCCTTCCCGTAAAAATAGACACAAAATAGATTAATTCAGTGTCTTTAGACACATTATCTTTGTCTATGTCTTCTCTACTAAACACGATTTTGTATCTCTGTATTCTTGTCTTAGTGTCCTATCTatataaacaaacgcagccttactAAAATGAACAAATACTAAATTCTAGAGTTAATTGAACGaaattatcaaaatatttatatGGATTTTCAATTTCCCATGTTCTAGTAAgtagtgtttatgttgaactTTTTTGGAAGTCACGCGCTGTCGGTGAGGGTGTGAAGTAgcaatattattattagtagagTTTTGTTTTTGAAGTTGAAGGAGCAAAATCACTGGTGGATTCAATGTTAAACTTTGTATGACATAAAGCCCCCAAAAGGATATTAATCATActacacttttccttcctttccACCATTTTCCTCATTCCTTCTTTGCTTTCCATCACCAAAAATGTGTTCAACAATGTATCTTACAATCATCATCACATTTTCTCAACCTTTTCTAGGGTTAAAATCTAAAATAATCCGCCTTAGTTTCTCTGAGATAGACAATA
The sequence above is drawn from the Arachis hypogaea cultivar Tifrunner chromosome 4, arahy.Tifrunner.gnm2.J5K5, whole genome shotgun sequence genome and encodes:
- the LOC112744953 gene encoding uncharacterized protein, encoding MSDSTSSCLAIAEKKAQKPGGCSGIFFQLFEWKRKLAKKKLFSKKLLPPARAKRFKGDEKMPNSKIHLIANENSGGFPSAKKGGNYGFEVIVPQKSEMRAPGLVARLMGLESIPASKRDKSKKGLHLDDFGDNEKECKSNCELDRQGMDSEIVVMKHDSRPEKLQKTGTDERRAVTRFGAEALQIKHVLARARKYHHHHHHHHHPKLASQLMSPRIPSTKSASRSSRLIGAATRILEPGLQARSRAKGSLLTYHGSAFPPKTSIVTNCEGPSSAVVQNQLDYDASTAKPLMGQTSCKNCGNLVDVVDCKLDVPLPVVSDVFATTSVVSSQKNGRFFTPSPSPSHEQEREIVLLRSQEKLMSLATEKEGMDNVHQFCNKHITKRMTVPRDGPDIWNPSSQSVSTGEGDASSSALKHKPQTQERMLSNERSSSASTMSNTGVKRMSSSTSSVNETKDFVALNRSLSGQVRIRSPTKVDSSKFDLEKKPSFSQNKSLSDVRTLERKRRTSNVMQGKSTAPCSAGVSQRNLRSDALVGKQKGFVASSWNCANIKSKQCSKEKTVKVNDNKTNEVVSFTFNSHLKQKIGIDSEKEEISNNIERKTCFQRPSPLRVDGLSAFLEQKLKELTSQEDYDLATGTPSKKSTAMILQELISALSSERLICCNGHMFDENFRFHNGPRQEAIFGASCNGNHHSPGSVLEASFSSSSLDESSVSGQGYHPYSMNNSYDQLEQLEHDAELTDSATTSVNKGRVVCELLIDLVNQIPGPLQSLYSFGPSLTRSKLTHMKDVILNAELVIGIDTDEDPELVVHRFLLDELDTMASDIMWRNFNLFLGCTDSRHQNKLKGFLFDCVIEYLESNCCRYLECGFKLWWTKLQQCLKSKVLAQEVKTEIEKWGSMSGMEHDEIIEWEMSYSLGKWIDFDIETFEAGVMIDRCIFQSLLDEIVQDLVVGCKHQHCSSCNIYLPITNSHC